One window of Felis catus isolate Fca126 chromosome D4, F.catus_Fca126_mat1.0, whole genome shotgun sequence genomic DNA carries:
- the GLIPR2 gene encoding Golgi-associated plant pathogenesis-related protein 1 isoform X1, translating to MGKSASKQFNNEVLKAHNEYRQQHGVPPLKLCKKLNREAQQYSEALASTRILKHSPESSRGQCGENLAWASYDQTGKEVADRWYSEIKNYNFQQPGFTSGTGHFTAMVWKNTKKMGVGKASASDGSSFVVARYFPAGNVVNQGFFEENVLPPKK from the exons CTTCCAAGCAGTTTAATAATGAGGTCCTGAAGGCCCACAACGAGTACCGGCAGCAGCACGGCGTCCCCCCACTGAAGCTCTGCAAGAAGCTCAACCGGGAGGCCCAGCA GTATTCGGAGGCCCTGGCCAGCACGAGGATCCTCAAGCACAGCCCGGAGTCCAGTCGCGGCCAGTGCGGAGAGAACCTGGCATGGGCCTCCTACGATCAGACAG GAAAGGAGGTGGCTGATAGATGGTACAGTGAAATCAAGAACTACAACTTCCAGCAGCCCGGCTTCACTTCTGGGACTG GACACTTCACGGCCATGGTGTGGAAGAATACGAAGAAGATGGGAGTAGGGAAGGCATCTGCAAGCGACGGGTCTTCCTTCGTGGTGGCCCGATACTTCCCGGCAGGGAATGTCGTCAACCAGGGCTTCTTTGAAGAAAATGTCCTGCCTCCAAAGAAGTAA
- the GLIPR2 gene encoding Golgi-associated plant pathogenesis-related protein 1 isoform X2, with product MHKSQFRVGLTAVGSEAPGCGPDTNSSQRDAGGFPLPAPARRGPADALGKEVADRWYSEIKNYNFQQPGFTSGTGHFTAMVWKNTKKMGVGKASASDGSSFVVARYFPAGNVVNQGFFEENVLPPKK from the exons ATGCACAAATCACAGTTCAGGGTGGGACTAACTGCTGTGGGATCTGAGGCTCCCGGCTGTGGTCCCGACACCAACAGCTCTCAGAGAGATGCTGGGGGTTTTCCCCTACCAGCACCTGCCCGGCGGGGGCCAGCCGATGCTCTAG GAAAGGAGGTGGCTGATAGATGGTACAGTGAAATCAAGAACTACAACTTCCAGCAGCCCGGCTTCACTTCTGGGACTG GACACTTCACGGCCATGGTGTGGAAGAATACGAAGAAGATGGGAGTAGGGAAGGCATCTGCAAGCGACGGGTCTTCCTTCGTGGTGGCCCGATACTTCCCGGCAGGGAATGTCGTCAACCAGGGCTTCTTTGAAGAAAATGTCCTGCCTCCAAAGAAGTAA